In the genome of Colwellia sp. PAMC 21821, the window CTAATAGCAGCAGCAATTAATTGTAATTTCATAATTTATTTTTACTTATATTGGGTTACTTATAAGGGATATTTATTTCGGCATTAGCATAATACCAATTGAAATAAATAATCGATCATTTTAAGGCGGTTTAAATCGTCAATAACTGCGTTGTTTTCAATCACACACGCCCGCTATTACTCGACAATTGCTCCTGCATTGTTCTACTTACGGGCATCCATGCCCTAATCAATCAAACGCCTTGCCTGCAGGGATAATGGTATGGACCCACTCCAACTTTATTTCCGGCCTCTTTAGGGCCAAAATGAAAGTGATAACAATCATTTATAAAAGCGGAGTGGATCAACATGAAGATTACTACAATCGGTTTAGACATTGCAAAATCAATTTTTCACATGTTCGCTGTGAATAAAAATGGGCGATTTGTAAAAAAGAAACAATTAAGAAGAAAACAAGTGTTGAGTTTCATGGCTACATTAGAGCCTTGCCTAATTGTAATGGAAGCTTGTGGCAGTGCGAACTACTGGGCTAGAAAATTTATTGAATTGGGGCACCAAGTAAAACTTATTGCGCCTCAATATGTAAAACCCTTCGTTAAAGGCAATAAAAATGATTATAACGATGCCGAAGGTATTGCAGAGGCAGCGCAACGCCCGACCATGAGGTTTGTGCCAATTAAATCGATAGAACAACAAGATATTCAAAACTTCCATCGACAACGTGAACGCATAAAGAAAGAACGTAAAGCATTAGCAAGTCAGATACGAGGCTTGTTAGGAGAATATGGCATTGTCATCAATAAAGGTATTTCTGCAATTCGCAATGAACTGCCGGATATTTTAGAGGATGCGACAAATGAGTTAACGTATTTAAGTCGGGAGATATTTAATGAGTTATGGCTTGAATTTCAAGTCACAGAAGTGAAGTTTAAAGCGTGTGAAGTTCGCTTAAACACGATGAATAAAGAAAATGAAATATGTGTTCGCTTAGATGAAATATTAGGTATTGGAGCAATCACAGCTAGCGCTACTTATGCAGCTGCAGGAGATGGAAAAGACTTTGTAAATGGTCGACATTTTTCGGCATGGCTTGGGCTTGTTCCTGGGCAGCATTCAACGGGTGGAAAGGCCACCTTACTCGGTATAAGTAAACGCGGTAATAGTTATTTAAGAACACTATACATCCACGGGGCCCGGGCAGTATTAAGGCACAGTGAAAACAAAACTGACCGATTTAGTTTGTGGGCACAAGCGTTAAAATCCCGACGAGGACACAACAAAGCATGCGTTGCTGTGGCGAATAAAATAGCAAGAATGGCTTGGGTAATAATGGCGAAGGGGGAAAGTTATCGCCCGGCTATATAAATAAAGCTCAAAACTGAAGCAAGTTAGATTGGTTTCAGTGATGAGATAACAGTAAAACCCTTTTACTTCAGTTGCAAAAGATAAATTAATCGGATGGTAAGAT includes:
- a CDS encoding IS110 family transposase, translated to MKITTIGLDIAKSIFHMFAVNKNGRFVKKKQLRRKQVLSFMATLEPCLIVMEACGSANYWARKFIELGHQVKLIAPQYVKPFVKGNKNDYNDAEGIAEAAQRPTMRFVPIKSIEQQDIQNFHRQRERIKKERKALASQIRGLLGEYGIVINKGISAIRNELPDILEDATNELTYLSREIFNELWLEFQVTEVKFKACEVRLNTMNKENEICVRLDEILGIGAITASATYAAAGDGKDFVNGRHFSAWLGLVPGQHSTGGKATLLGISKRGNSYLRTLYIHGARAVLRHSENKTDRFSLWAQALKSRRGHNKACVAVANKIARMAWVIMAKGESYRPAI